The following is a genomic window from Meriones unguiculatus strain TT.TT164.6M chromosome 7, Bangor_MerUng_6.1, whole genome shotgun sequence.
AGTGGAGCAGGCCTGTAACCCTACcaatgaggaggcagagacaggaggattactgcaagttccaggccagccagggctgtcgCATAGTGAGGCCATGTGTCGGAAAGCCCCAGAAgcggctggagggatggctctgtAGTTAAGAGCGGGTGCTGCTCTTGGATGGCTGGACTTGGCAACACACACCAGgttgctcacaactgcctgtaatcccggttcctggggatctgagtCCCTCTCCTGGCTCTTCGGATACTGTACACACGGTGCACATATCGCCaggcacatacacagaaataaaaagataaatattaaaagcCCCTTCCaataaaaggcagaaaaagagCGAGTGATGTTGGGATGGAGCGGTATAGCGCCCTGGGTCCTGGCTACCAGCTCCGTTGTGTGACAGTGGGAATTTTATGTCACCTTTCTGGTTTTCTGAAAGGAGGACACTAACAACTTTCTCATGAGGTTTTTAGGAAGATTGAATGTCCACAATGACCCTGCAGCAATAGGGTATACCATCAGTGTTAGTTCTGTCACGCCCCTTCCCGAAAGCCGCCTATATTGATTGGGCCTCTTCTCGGGATTCTTTTGGGAGGTTTGGGGGTCCTGTTTTATTTACCTTGGGTTTTACCGTACCATTCCACAGGCCTGTGCCAGAACTTCCTGGGAAGTCCACTTTCTTTGGCAGCTCCGATGAGTTCATTGAGAAGCGACGGCAAGGTCTCCAGCTTTTCCTAGAAAAGTGAGTGGAGAGGCTGGGTCAGCAGGGGCCGCCATTGTGGAGGCGGGGCCACGGGAAGGCAGGTGCAGACCTCTGCCCTGCTCACCCAGCCATGGTTGTGGTGGCTTGCTTTCCTGTGCTCTCCCATCTCCAGTGCTCCATGGAGCCAAAGCCCGGCTGGGATGAGGATGGGGAGCTGCTCCATCACCCCTTGTTGTTGTCCGCTCTGTTGCTCCAGGGTCCTGCAGAGCGTGGTTCTTCTGTCTGACAGTCAGCTGCACCTCttcctccagagccagctctcgGTGCCCGAGATCGAAGCCTGTGTCCAGGGCCGAGGGTCCATGAGTGTGTCTGACGCCATCCTTAGCTATGCCATGTCAAATTGTGGCTGGGCCCAGGAGGAGAGGCAGAGCACCTCTCACCTGGCTAAAGGGGACCAGCTTAACAGGTAGGACCTGGTAAGGTAGCCAGGGCTAAGATCACACAGACTCACAATGGGATGTCCGTGTGTTAGGGAAAGTACTGTCACAGCGTTGGTAGCCTTGGAAAAGCCTGGCTCTCTATCTTGAATGGGAAACTAGTGGTGAAACTCGAAGAAATTAGGGGAAGGCCacctgggcacagtggcgcacgcctgtaatcccagcactctgggaggctgaggcaggcagatctctgtgagttcaaggccagcctgatctacaaagagagtccaagacagccaaggctacacagataaaccctgtctcaaatgaaaaaaaagaggaaggggaaggctcctttggctttttttttgtttgtttgtttaatgcagAGTCTTATTCTGGGGCCCATACTGGCCTGGAGCTGTATACCAGGCCAGCCTTCAACTTCTggtaatctttctgcctcagactAGAGCTCAGGGATTCCAGGTGTGTATATAGTACTCCGTCAACTTTAgaacatttgtttctttctttctttctttctttctttctttctttctttctttcttttttttttttttttttttttgacagggtctcactgtgtagacctacTCACTATATAAGCTACTcggtatgtagaccaggatggtctcaaactcacaaagctctgcctgcctcccaagtgctgggattaaaggtatgcaccaccatatcaagctctctttaaaaatttaatgaattGATAATTGTGGCTCTGGGTGGGAATGAAACCTGGGCCTTCACTTTCGTTAGGCCAAGCCGTGTCCTCAGCTCTTAGACCATGTTACTGTTGTAAGGGAAGAAATGCTACCCCAGGGAGCAGCGGCTGTTTGTTGCGCCTGGTAACCATAGTCTACCTGTTTGGGACATTTCAAACACACAGAGGGATATGGCAGTTGGTTTTGTATATTTAGCATAatgctttaaattaaaaaaaaaatcatactttaattgattttgtttgtgtgtgcctgtatatatatattcatggcATGTATGTGAAAGTCAGAGGCTAACTTGTTGGGCTCAGTCCTCTCCTCctgtcatgtgggtcctggggactaaAGTAGGTCAGCAGGCTTGATGGTAAGGgcctcttagccactgagccattctgcCGGCTCCagcatgttttcatttcttcatttctttttatggcTGAATATTTCATTGAATGGACATAGGACCTATTGC
Proteins encoded in this region:
- the Snx11 gene encoding sorting nexin-11 isoform X2; translated protein: MLENQELEEVITVRVQDPRVQNEGSWNSYVDYKIFLHTNSKAFTAKTSCVRRRYREFVWLRKQLQRNAGLVPVPELPGKSTFFGSSDEFIEKRRQGLQLFLEKVLQSVVLLSDSQLHLFLQSQLSVPEIEACVQGRGSMSVSDAILSYAMSNCGWAQEERQSTSHLAKGDQLNRVSLCRPTHYISYSVCRPGWSQTHKALPASQVLGLKLLLSSKIREEELTFTTSQ